In Desulfovibrio psychrotolerans, a single window of DNA contains:
- a CDS encoding FadR/GntR family transcriptional regulator translates to MDTHNPDLAGTTGQTKIYERVVERIRELLESGEIKPGDKLPPERKLAEVFKVSRSSLREAIRALQENGVLESRRGDGTYVSLPPGGDLLAPFAEVMTQQRVRLWQLFQFRQAIEPQIARLAAESRTQGHLEALRQLLSMQEMECEGDENTGYADLHFHQLIAMATGNPLFLDVVTRAESKLAETRNQSLQSEERRIASLQAHRRILEAIEAGDPDTAELTMREHLSEVQGLVFDGDS, encoded by the coding sequence ATGGATACGCACAATCCCGATCTGGCTGGCACGACAGGGCAGACGAAAATTTACGAGCGCGTTGTGGAACGCATCCGCGAACTGCTGGAGTCCGGCGAAATAAAGCCCGGAGACAAGTTGCCTCCGGAACGCAAACTCGCTGAAGTGTTTAAGGTTTCCAGAAGTTCCCTGCGCGAGGCCATACGCGCCTTGCAGGAAAACGGCGTGCTGGAAAGCCGCCGGGGCGATGGAACCTACGTGTCGCTTCCGCCCGGAGGGGATCTGCTGGCCCCCTTTGCCGAGGTGATGACACAGCAGAGGGTGCGGCTGTGGCAGCTTTTTCAGTTCCGGCAGGCCATTGAACCGCAGATTGCGCGGCTGGCAGCGGAATCGCGCACACAGGGGCATCTGGAAGCTCTGCGGCAACTTCTCTCCATGCAGGAGATGGAATGCGAGGGAGATGAAAACACAGGCTATGCTGACCTGCACTTTCATCAACTCATCGCCATGGCTACCGGCAACCCGCTGTTTCTGGACGTGGTGACCCGCGCCGAGTCCAAACTGGCGGAAACCCGCAACCAATCCCTGCAAAGCGAGGAACGCCGCATCGCATCCTTGCAGGCGCACCGCCGTATCCTGGAAGCCATTGAAGCAGGCGACCCGGATACGGCGGAACTTACCATGCGGGAGCATCTTTCAGAGGTGCAGGGGCTGGTATTTGACGGTGACTCCTGA
- a CDS encoding amino acid ABC transporter ATP-binding protein produces the protein MIEIRDLHKRFGDTEVLKGINLSVRQGEVVVILGPSGSGKSTVLRCINRLEERTSGTIVVDGHDLYAPETDINYVRSEAGMVFQQFNLFPHLSVLQNVTIGLVKVRRKSRAEADAIALKLLEKVGLPDKANSYPDQLSGGQKQRVAIARSLAMSPKVILFDEPTSALDPELVGEVLDVMKKLATEGMTMVVVTHEMNFAREVADRVIFIDQGVIQQEGDPATFFSNPSNPRLKDFLGKVVAH, from the coding sequence ATGATAGAAATACGCGACCTGCACAAACGGTTCGGCGACACCGAGGTGCTGAAAGGCATTAATCTTTCCGTCCGGCAGGGCGAAGTGGTGGTTATTCTCGGGCCTTCCGGATCGGGAAAATCCACAGTGCTGCGCTGCATCAACAGGCTGGAGGAACGCACCTCCGGCACCATTGTGGTAGACGGGCACGACCTGTACGCCCCGGAAACCGACATCAACTACGTTCGCTCGGAAGCGGGCATGGTCTTTCAGCAGTTCAACCTGTTCCCGCACCTTTCTGTCTTGCAGAACGTGACCATCGGCCTTGTGAAGGTGCGGCGCAAATCCCGCGCCGAAGCGGATGCCATTGCCCTGAAGCTGCTGGAAAAGGTGGGCCTGCCGGACAAGGCCAACAGCTACCCGGACCAGCTTTCCGGCGGGCAGAAACAGCGCGTGGCCATTGCCCGTTCGCTGGCCATGTCGCCCAAGGTTATCCTGTTTGACGAACCCACCTCCGCACTGGACCCCGAACTGGTGGGCGAAGTGCTGGACGTTATGAAGAAGCTGGCAACCGAAGGCATGACCATGGTGGTGGTGACGCACGAGATGAACTTTGCCCGCGAAGTGGCTGACCGCGTTATCTTCATCGATCAGGGTGTCATTCAGCAGGAAGGCGACCCGGCCACGTTCTTCAGCAATCCGTCCAATCCCCGGCTCAAGGATTTTCTGGGCAAGGTGGTGGCGCACTAG
- a CDS encoding amino acid ABC transporter permease gives MAFQFKSDVMWETLPLLTRGVEMTIYLTVVGLLFGFFIGVAAGLMRISRPALPRYLSLTYIEIIRGTPMVVQALFLYFGVPLATGMRIAPVTAGIITIAVNSGAYIAEIVRGAIQSVDTGQAEAGRSIGLTRMQTMLYIIWPQAFRRMIPPLGNQFIISLKDTSLLTVIGVAELTRQGQEIVAVNFRSFEVYLTVALVYLCMTLSIAKVLRMYERKLAERGSR, from the coding sequence ATGGCTTTTCAGTTTAAAAGCGACGTAATGTGGGAAACCCTGCCCCTGCTCACCAGAGGCGTGGAGATGACCATATACCTTACCGTGGTCGGGCTTCTGTTCGGCTTTTTCATCGGCGTTGCCGCCGGTCTTATGCGCATATCGCGCCCCGCCCTGCCCCGGTACCTCTCGCTCACCTACATTGAAATCATCCGGGGCACGCCCATGGTGGTGCAGGCCCTGTTTCTCTATTTCGGCGTTCCGCTGGCCACAGGCATGCGCATAGCCCCGGTTACGGCGGGCATTATCACCATTGCCGTAAACTCCGGTGCCTATATCGCGGAAATTGTGCGTGGCGCCATTCAATCGGTTGATACCGGACAGGCAGAAGCGGGCCGCTCCATCGGCCTTACCCGCATGCAGACCATGCTCTACATCATCTGGCCGCAGGCATTCCGCCGCATGATTCCGCCGCTGGGCAACCAGTTCATCATCAGCCTGAAAGATACCTCGCTGCTCACCGTCATAGGCGTGGCGGAACTGACCCGGCAGGGGCAGGAAATTGTGGCGGTGAACTTCCGTTCTTTTGAGGTGTATCTCACCGTTGCCCTTGTCTACCTGTGCATGACGCTTTCCATCGCCAAGGTGCTGCGCATGTATGAACGCAAACTCGCCGAGCGCGGTTCCAGATAG
- the ald gene encoding alanine dehydrogenase, whose amino-acid sequence MIIGIPKEIKTLENRVAATPGAVESLVRRGHTVLVETGAGVGSGCPDEDYVAAGAQMVDVDKAWSADMVYKVKEPIAKEYKYLREGLLLFTYLHLAADKPLTDALLASGTTGIAYETVQLPNGALPLLTPMSEVAGRMATQEGAKFLEKPMGGSGVLLGGVPGVPPAQVVVLGGGVVGINAAKMAVGLGANVTLLDVNHGRLQYIDDVFGGRITTITSTEPNIREWVKKADLVIGAVLIPGAKAPHLITRDMLKTMKEGSVIVDVAVDQGGCVETIKATTHDQPTYVVDGVVHYGVANMPGAVPRTSTLALGNQTLPYAIAIANHGVDALRKDRALALGLNTYKGKLTCPAVGAAFGMAAITPDEALL is encoded by the coding sequence ATGATCATTGGCATCCCGAAAGAGATCAAGACACTGGAAAACCGCGTTGCAGCCACCCCCGGTGCTGTGGAATCCCTTGTCCGCCGCGGGCACACCGTTCTGGTAGAGACAGGTGCGGGCGTGGGCAGCGGCTGCCCCGATGAGGACTACGTGGCTGCGGGCGCGCAGATGGTGGACGTTGACAAGGCATGGTCCGCCGACATGGTCTACAAGGTGAAAGAGCCCATCGCCAAGGAATACAAGTACCTGCGCGAAGGGCTTTTGCTCTTCACCTACCTGCATCTTGCAGCCGACAAACCGCTGACCGATGCTCTGCTCGCCTCCGGCACAACCGGCATTGCCTACGAAACCGTGCAACTGCCCAACGGAGCCCTGCCCCTGCTCACCCCCATGTCTGAAGTGGCTGGGCGTATGGCAACGCAGGAAGGCGCTAAATTTCTTGAAAAGCCCATGGGTGGCAGCGGCGTGCTGCTGGGTGGCGTTCCCGGCGTTCCGCCGGCGCAGGTGGTGGTCCTGGGCGGCGGCGTTGTAGGCATTAACGCGGCCAAGATGGCTGTGGGACTTGGGGCCAATGTCACCCTTCTGGACGTGAACCATGGCCGCCTGCAATATATTGATGATGTGTTCGGCGGACGCATTACCACCATTACCTCCACGGAACCCAACATACGCGAATGGGTGAAAAAGGCCGATCTGGTCATCGGAGCCGTGCTCATTCCCGGTGCCAAGGCTCCCCACCTTATCACCCGCGACATGCTCAAGACCATGAAGGAAGGCTCCGTCATCGTGGACGTGGCTGTTGACCAGGGCGGCTGCGTGGAAACCATAAAGGCCACCACCCATGATCAGCCCACCTACGTTGTGGACGGCGTGGTCCACTACGGCGTGGCCAACATGCCCGGAGCCGTGCCGCGCACTTCCACCCTTGCCCTTGGCAACCAGACGCTGCCCTATGCCATTGCCATAGCCAACCACGGCGTGGATGCCCTGCGCAAGGACCGCGCGCTGGCGCTGGGACTGAATACCTACAAGGGCAAGCTGACCTGTCCTGCCGTGGGTGCCGCCTTTGGCATGGCTGCCATTACGCCTGACGAGGCGCTGCTGTAA
- a CDS encoding alpha-hydroxy-acid oxidizing protein → MKDVRTTARERMKGFCRVCPVCNGKACAGEVPGMGGLGTGSSFTANVEALADYKLRMRLIHSITTPNPTTEVLGVDLAIPVIAAPIGGVSFNMGGKVTEDEYIAGKLKACVANGIIGCTGDGVPPFIHEAGFAAIKEVNGKGIPFIKPWEDAELYAKLDKAAETGCKIFGMDIDAAGLITLAKMGRPVSPKSPAKLKEIIGRVPGKFILKGIMCVDDAKAAVDVGASAIVVSNHGGRVLDHTPGTAHVLFDIAQAVGKDITVLVDGGVRTGADVLKMVALGADAVLIGRPFSIATVGGLEEGASKYIQQLQGELLAAMVLTGCKSLADATPEILVDVLGQ, encoded by the coding sequence ATGAAAGATGTGCGCACCACTGCACGCGAACGCATGAAAGGTTTCTGCCGCGTCTGTCCCGTCTGCAACGGCAAGGCCTGCGCGGGCGAAGTGCCCGGCATGGGCGGCCTTGGAACGGGTTCTTCCTTCACCGCCAACGTGGAAGCCCTTGCAGACTACAAACTGCGCATGCGCCTCATCCACTCCATCACCACGCCCAATCCCACGACCGAAGTGCTGGGAGTTGACCTTGCCATTCCGGTTATCGCCGCCCCCATCGGCGGTGTTTCGTTCAACATGGGCGGCAAGGTCACGGAAGATGAATACATCGCCGGCAAGCTTAAGGCCTGCGTTGCCAACGGCATCATAGGCTGTACCGGCGACGGCGTGCCCCCCTTCATTCACGAGGCGGGTTTTGCCGCCATCAAAGAAGTGAACGGCAAGGGCATACCCTTTATCAAGCCGTGGGAAGACGCAGAGCTCTACGCCAAGCTGGACAAGGCAGCAGAGACAGGCTGCAAAATCTTCGGCATGGATATTGACGCTGCCGGTCTCATCACCCTTGCCAAGATGGGCCGACCCGTTTCTCCCAAGTCTCCCGCCAAGCTCAAGGAAATTATCGGCCGCGTGCCCGGCAAATTCATCCTCAAGGGCATTATGTGCGTGGATGACGCCAAGGCCGCTGTAGACGTGGGCGCAAGCGCCATAGTGGTTTCCAACCATGGCGGGCGCGTTCTGGATCACACCCCCGGCACCGCGCATGTGCTGTTTGATATTGCGCAGGCCGTGGGCAAAGACATTACCGTGCTGGTGGACGGCGGCGTGCGCACCGGGGCAGACGTGCTTAAAATGGTCGCGCTGGGTGCGGATGCCGTGCTCATTGGCCGCCCCTTCTCCATTGCTACCGTGGGCGGACTGGAGGAAGGCGCCAGCAAATACATTCAGCAACTGCAGGGCGAACTGCTC
- a CDS encoding PACE efflux transporter — translation MRSGWDRLRHAVLFEVVALLLVTPVAARIIGTEMGKTALFAVGMSTLAMVWNAAYNWLFDMSLLRCGRPLQPRGFRVRAVHAVLFEAGLFAAAVPFAMAMLDLDVWQAVLAEIGLASFYMVFAYLYNWAYDVVFPVPVAACVSGE, via the coding sequence ATGCGTTCCGGATGGGACAGATTGCGACATGCCGTACTTTTTGAGGTGGTGGCCCTGCTGCTGGTCACGCCCGTGGCGGCGCGTATCATCGGTACGGAAATGGGAAAGACGGCGCTGTTCGCCGTGGGCATGAGCACGCTGGCTATGGTGTGGAACGCCGCATACAACTGGCTGTTCGACATGTCGCTGCTTCGTTGCGGCAGGCCGCTGCAGCCGCGCGGGTTCCGGGTGCGGGCGGTGCATGCGGTGCTGTTCGAGGCCGGGCTGTTTGCGGCAGCCGTCCCCTTTGCCATGGCTATGCTGGATCTGGATGTCTGGCAGGCCGTGCTGGCAGAAATTGGGCTGGCAAGCTTTTATATGGTGTTCGCCTACCTGTACAACTGGGCATATGACGTGGTTTTTCCCGTTCCCGTGGCAGCGTGCGTGTCCGGCGAATAG
- a CDS encoding LysR family transcriptional regulator: MPFSIDQLKTFVTAAEAGSFSAAARQLGRAQSAVSTAIANLEIDLGVTLFDRAGHKPELTLAGSALLREAVQAMESCTRLEHFAAGLAGGTESRVTFAADDLIPEDVAASVLRHFGRQWPDVELEMLMGALGDIGEMVAGGRADLGYIVPLAPLPVSAPAQLVHTVRFIPVASPAHPLAGRGDLSREDVAPHRQIIVSSRGGERCVDERVAHRPWWCDGNPAIHALVRNGTGWAFLPEHAMQQDIAEQRLVRLHFAFHPVPHGAPAYIMWTPTRPLGPAGRWLRDTLTEIMTIR; the protein is encoded by the coding sequence ATGCCATTCTCCATTGATCAACTGAAAACATTTGTTACGGCAGCCGAAGCAGGCTCTTTTTCTGCTGCGGCGCGCCAGCTCGGACGCGCTCAGTCAGCCGTGAGCACGGCCATTGCCAACCTGGAAATCGACCTTGGCGTCACGCTTTTTGACCGGGCAGGGCACAAACCGGAACTGACGCTGGCAGGCTCCGCCCTTCTGCGCGAGGCCGTGCAGGCCATGGAATCGTGCACCCGCTTGGAGCATTTTGCGGCAGGTCTTGCAGGCGGCACGGAGAGCCGCGTGACCTTTGCGGCAGACGACCTGATACCGGAAGACGTTGCCGCCTCCGTGCTCCGGCATTTCGGCCGCCAATGGCCGGACGTGGAACTGGAGATGCTCATGGGCGCGCTGGGCGACATAGGCGAAATGGTAGCAGGCGGCAGGGCTGATCTGGGCTACATTGTGCCCCTTGCGCCCCTTCCGGTTTCTGCCCCTGCGCAGTTGGTGCATACCGTGCGGTTCATTCCGGTGGCTTCGCCCGCCCACCCCCTTGCGGGGCGCGGCGACCTGAGCCGCGAGGATGTGGCTCCCCACCGGCAGATCATCGTTTCCAGCCGGGGCGGAGAACGCTGCGTGGACGAGCGCGTGGCACACCGCCCCTGGTGGTGCGACGGCAACCCGGCCATACACGCGCTTGTGCGCAACGGCACCGGATGGGCCTTTCTCCCGGAGCATGCCATGCAGCAGGATATTGCCGAGCAGCGGCTGGTGCGGCTGCACTTTGCGTTTCATCCCGTTCCGCACGGTGCTCCGGCCTATATCATGTGGACCCCCACCCGGCCCCTTGGCCCTGCGGGGCGCTGGCTGCGCGACACGCTTACGGAGATTATGACAATCCGCTGA
- a CDS encoding transporter substrate-binding domain-containing protein, whose product MKRLLAVLTVLVALGMSTAAFANKLIVAHDTNFKPFEYKEGDEYVGFDIDMWKEIAKRLNLEFTFQPMDFNGIIPGLQAGSIDAAVAGITIKPERQEVVDFSDGYYDSGLSLLVKADNTAVNGIEDLKDATIATKLATSSVDFAYTFAKKEKVKLFPNNDGMFMELLSGGADAVIFDMPVVMDFASKYEGQVKVVGPTYQGQAYGIGFPKGSKLVPDVNKALADMKADGTYEQMYIKWFGFAPAKN is encoded by the coding sequence GTGAAACGTTTACTTGCAGTCCTGACCGTTCTCGTCGCTCTGGGCATGTCTACCGCCGCCTTTGCCAACAAGCTGATTGTGGCGCATGACACCAACTTCAAGCCCTTCGAGTACAAGGAAGGCGACGAGTACGTCGGCTTCGACATTGACATGTGGAAGGAGATCGCCAAGCGCCTGAATCTGGAATTCACCTTCCAGCCCATGGACTTTAACGGCATCATCCCCGGCCTGCAGGCCGGGAGCATTGACGCAGCCGTGGCCGGCATTACCATCAAGCCTGAGCGTCAGGAAGTGGTGGATTTCTCCGACGGCTACTATGATTCCGGTCTGTCCCTGCTGGTGAAGGCCGACAACACCGCTGTGAACGGCATTGAAGACCTGAAGGATGCCACCATAGCCACCAAGCTTGCCACCTCCAGCGTGGATTTTGCCTACACCTTTGCCAAGAAAGAAAAGGTGAAGCTCTTCCCCAACAACGACGGCATGTTCATGGAACTGCTCTCCGGCGGTGCCGATGCGGTTATCTTTGACATGCCCGTGGTCATGGACTTTGCCTCCAAGTATGAGGGTCAGGTCAAGGTTGTTGGCCCCACTTATCAGGGTCAGGCTTACGGCATCGGCTTCCCCAAGGGTTCCAAGCTCGTTCCCGACGTGAACAAGGCCCTTGCCGACATGAAGGCTGACGGCACCTACGAACAGATGTACATTAAGTGGTTCGGCTTCGCGCCTGCCAAGAACTAG
- a CDS encoding TetR/AcrR family transcriptional regulator: MSEETRQRIIETGAELIHRQGFTGTGLKEILEAAGVPKGSFYHYFKSKEAFGLAVVDHFSASFGQIFLRIARDTSLSAFTRIQTILSTFEDYFRQHGCTRGCPIGNLAQEMGGLSEPFQQHLRAAMDRMAKGFEHLIRQGQETGEIRADLDPAETAYFLVSCWHGAIIRMKVTRSADPLILCRRFFSEILLSRPVTSRSDAEPATLPANQSGGQACL; encoded by the coding sequence ATGAGCGAAGAAACACGGCAACGCATTATTGAGACAGGGGCGGAGCTTATCCACCGCCAAGGCTTCACGGGCACAGGGCTCAAGGAGATTCTGGAGGCAGCCGGTGTGCCCAAGGGGTCCTTCTACCATTATTTCAAAAGCAAGGAAGCCTTCGGCCTTGCGGTGGTGGACCATTTTTCCGCCAGTTTCGGCCAGATATTTCTGCGTATTGCACGCGACACCTCGCTCTCTGCCTTCACACGCATCCAGACCATACTGAGCACCTTTGAAGACTACTTCCGTCAGCACGGCTGCACACGCGGCTGCCCCATAGGCAATCTTGCGCAGGAAATGGGCGGGCTTTCGGAACCGTTCCAGCAGCACCTGCGTGCCGCCATGGACCGCATGGCAAAGGGCTTTGAGCACCTTATCCGGCAGGGACAGGAGACAGGAGAAATACGGGCCGATCTTGATCCTGCGGAGACAGCCTATTTTCTGGTTTCCTGCTGGCACGGGGCCATTATCCGCATGAAGGTGACCCGCTCCGCTGACCCGCTTATCCTCTGCCGCCGTTTTTTCTCGGAAATTCTGCTCTCCCGGCCAGTTACCTCCCGGTCTGACGCCGAGCCTGCAACCCTGCCTGCCAACCAGTCTGGCGGCCAAGCCTGCCTATAA